From Pseudosulfitobacter sp. DSM 107133, a single genomic window includes:
- a CDS encoding DUF6878 family protein: MTQANDFYAQMLEAQRRAAEQRVETRAALLTELRGLGVTGLDVQYEGYGDSGNVEEVVVTPDTITLTEELRRRVEDFGWDFAYALSPGFENNEGGYGELTWALETDKIDVSHSNRFIETDTTEHEGL; encoded by the coding sequence ATGACACAAGCAAATGATTTCTACGCGCAGATGCTCGAAGCCCAGAGACGGGCAGCCGAACAGCGGGTCGAGACCCGCGCGGCGCTTCTCACCGAACTGCGCGGCCTCGGCGTGACCGGCCTCGACGTGCAATATGAAGGCTATGGCGATTCCGGCAATGTCGAGGAGGTCGTCGTGACGCCTGACACGATTACCCTGACAGAAGAGCTGCGGCGACGGGTCGAAGATTTCGGCTGGGACTTTGCCTATGCGCTGAGCCCTGGCTTCGAAAACAACGAGGGCGGCTATGGCGAATTGACCTGGGCGCTCGAGACGGACAAGATCGATGTCAGCCACTCGAACCGCTTCATCGAGACCGACACCACAGAACATGAGGGGCTCTGA
- a CDS encoding DUF3768 domain-containing protein, with amino-acid sequence MTTTLDLDPVKEAALVASQNDAFRRSILGNILVTDAPQGQFVMTRGVAALGPDAQLALTRSVASFDAFNADSDPQGWHEMGVIDLDGTKVWFKIDLYDVDYTYGSPEPSDPDQTRRVLTLLLPSEY; translated from the coding sequence ATGACCACCACACTTGACCTCGATCCCGTTAAGGAAGCCGCACTCGTCGCTTCGCAGAATGACGCCTTTCGTCGCTCTATCCTTGGCAATATCCTCGTCACCGATGCCCCGCAGGGCCAGTTCGTGATGACCCGTGGCGTTGCAGCGCTTGGGCCCGATGCCCAGCTTGCTCTCACCCGCAGCGTGGCTTCATTTGACGCGTTCAACGCTGACAGCGACCCGCAAGGATGGCACGAGATGGGCGTCATCGACCTCGACGGCACGAAGGTCTGGTTCAAGATCGACCTGTACGACGTCGACTACACCTATGGCTCGCCTGAGCCCTCCGATCCTGATCAGACGCGCCGGGTCCTGACCCTGCTTCTGCCGTCGGAATACTGA
- a CDS encoding ParB/RepB/Spo0J family partition protein, with protein MAKTTTRPKPATAKKTEATELSVPGGGTDIRMIPLDQLEPSPLNVRKVAASASDDAELLVSIRETGIKQNLVVHALSETRFAVDAGGRRLKALKQLAEDSVIPADHPVPCLVDDKRNAILTSATENLQRAAMHPADQFEAFEAMIAEGRSEDEIALKFGVSVDLVRRRLKLARVAPEIIEQFRAGDLTLECVMAFTLTDDHDRQLAVWNAVKGGYHIHPQSIKRHLTETAHSANSAIGRFVGIEAYEAAGGVLLRDLFDDRASAHMENPELLERLAIEKLQAAAKTFEGTWKWVEVHLSVDYGAFRSFGRVYPQDIDPDPDLLTEEERLIAREEELAAKNDGEDWTDAETEEYYAIEPRLREIEALQRERQPYADEDRAIAGVVLTIGHDGALRVEKGLVRPEDIPAAVVPSENSADAGDAPSPVRPNVTPPTSSTPVPTSDPAATLRKANGISASLADDLRATRQHILRAHLAADFEVAFDAMLYALCEQALGRSYNNEALDISIRPFQAQNREVLHSDTVAQKMLEALEQGLATDWITLEKPENFRAMSALPIAAKQALFAWATGLAVKPQLSSDNRPSPIIEEIGARLDVDVAACWRPTAQNYWGRVNKGHAVATARKLIGDDYAEDRNRERKGDIAAAMERAFAETAGETEGFDAATVVRTTRWLPDGMVFAGAAEAVADMAGEAPETEEGDVSAEDSLSDAESDEPSSLPAFLSEDAA; from the coding sequence ATGGCCAAGACCACAACCCGCCCGAAACCCGCCACTGCGAAGAAAACCGAAGCCACTGAGTTGTCCGTGCCTGGCGGCGGGACCGACATCCGGATGATCCCGCTCGACCAGTTGGAGCCGAGCCCGCTCAACGTTCGAAAAGTTGCGGCCAGCGCCAGCGACGATGCTGAGCTCCTCGTCAGTATCCGCGAGACCGGAATTAAACAGAATCTGGTGGTTCATGCGCTGTCAGAGACACGTTTTGCAGTCGATGCCGGCGGTCGTCGCCTCAAGGCGCTGAAGCAGCTCGCTGAGGACAGCGTCATCCCCGCCGATCACCCCGTGCCCTGCCTCGTCGATGATAAGCGCAACGCCATCCTTACTTCTGCAACTGAAAACCTCCAGCGCGCGGCGATGCACCCCGCCGACCAGTTCGAGGCTTTTGAGGCGATGATCGCCGAGGGCCGCAGCGAAGACGAGATCGCGCTCAAATTCGGCGTCTCCGTCGACCTGGTGCGCCGCCGCCTCAAACTCGCCCGTGTCGCGCCCGAGATCATCGAGCAGTTCCGCGCGGGTGATCTGACCCTTGAATGCGTGATGGCTTTCACACTGACCGACGACCATGATCGCCAGCTGGCGGTCTGGAACGCAGTGAAGGGCGGCTATCACATCCATCCGCAAAGCATCAAACGCCATCTTACCGAGACCGCCCATTCGGCGAACTCGGCCATCGGGCGCTTTGTCGGCATTGAGGCCTATGAGGCGGCGGGTGGTGTTCTGCTGCGCGATCTCTTCGACGACCGCGCCAGCGCCCATATGGAGAACCCCGAACTCCTAGAGCGTCTCGCCATCGAAAAGCTGCAGGCTGCGGCGAAAACCTTCGAGGGAACGTGGAAATGGGTCGAGGTGCATCTCTCGGTGGATTACGGCGCGTTTCGCAGCTTCGGGCGGGTCTATCCGCAGGACATCGACCCCGATCCGGACCTGCTCACCGAAGAAGAACGTCTCATTGCGCGCGAGGAAGAACTGGCGGCGAAGAATGACGGCGAGGACTGGACGGACGCGGAGACGGAAGAATATTATGCCATCGAGCCGCGCCTGCGCGAGATCGAGGCCCTGCAACGCGAACGGCAGCCTTACGCGGACGAAGATCGTGCCATCGCGGGCGTGGTTCTGACCATCGGTCATGACGGCGCGCTGCGTGTCGAGAAAGGCCTCGTGCGGCCAGAAGATATCCCCGCTGCGGTCGTCCCGAGCGAAAATAGTGCTGACGCGGGTGATGCCCCGTCTCCTGTCCGCCCGAACGTGACGCCGCCAACCTCCTCGACACCGGTGCCCACCTCCGACCCGGCCGCGACCTTGCGCAAGGCGAACGGGATTTCGGCGAGCCTCGCCGACGATCTGCGCGCGACGCGTCAGCATATCCTTCGGGCGCATCTGGCGGCGGATTTCGAGGTGGCGTTCGATGCGATGCTCTACGCGCTCTGCGAGCAGGCTCTGGGGCGGTCCTACAACAACGAGGCGCTCGATATCTCGATCCGGCCCTTCCAGGCGCAGAACCGCGAGGTGCTGCATTCGGATACTGTTGCCCAGAAGATGCTCGAGGCGCTGGAGCAGGGCCTCGCCACCGACTGGATTACGCTGGAGAAGCCCGAAAACTTCCGGGCGATGTCGGCGCTGCCCATTGCCGCCAAGCAGGCGCTTTTCGCCTGGGCGACGGGTCTGGCAGTCAAGCCGCAGCTTTCCTCCGACAATCGCCCCTCCCCGATCATCGAGGAGATCGGCGCGCGTCTTGACGTCGATGTGGCGGCCTGCTGGCGCCCGACTGCTCAGAATTACTGGGGTCGGGTCAACAAGGGGCATGCGGTCGCTACCGCGCGCAAGCTCATTGGCGACGATTACGCCGAAGATCGCAATCGCGAGCGTAAGGGCGATATCGCGGCCGCGATGGAGCGGGCCTTCGCGGAAACGGCCGGCGAGACGGAAGGGTTCGACGCCGCAACGGTTGTCAGGACGACGCGCTGGCTGCCCGACGGGATGGTGTTTGCCGGTGCGGCGGAGGCTGTTGCCGACATGGCAGGCGAAGCGCCGGAGACCGAGGAGGGGGATGTGTCCGCCGAAGATTCTCTGAGCGACGCCGAGAGCGATGAACCGTCGTCCTTGCCCGCCTTCCTCAGCGAGGATGCGGCTTGA